DNA from Thiomicrorhabdus sp. Kp2:
AAGAAAAGCTGCGTGAACAAGAGGGGCTACATAAAGTAAAAATTGATGCCAGCCTAGGTGAAGGGGTTAAACAGATTCGTAATCAGGCTGAGGAAAAACTGGTTAGACAGGTGTTAAGTGATACAGCGTTTAATGTCCATGAAGCGGCCAGGCGTTTAGGTTTAAAGCGCGAGAACGTTTATTACTTAATAAAAAAATATCATCTACAGAGAGATGAATAGTTTCTACCAGGCCTGGTAACTCAAACCGAAAAATAATCATTATTCATAAATCCTCTCTGCAGAAACGAGACATAAAGAATTCGTTTAAAAAAACAATGTCATTCCCGTGCTTGAGACGGGAATCTAGGATGGTTAAATAAGACTATCCAGTTAAGCTGAATAATGACGGTTGGGGCACGCAAATGTTTAACCACATACCCCTGCCGTAAGCCAAGGATTGCCACGCCCTAAAGGGCTCGCAATGACCAAGATTTTAAAAACTTCGTGCCTTCGTGGTTCAAAAAACGTCATTACGAAACGAAGAACTCGGCTGTAGAGCCGAGAACAAAGTGAAGTAATTCATGGTTAACGTCTGACCACAGTGCTTTGCCGTAAGCCATGGATTATTCGCTTTGCTCACCCTAAAGGGTCGCCTTGCAGGCGTTCTACGCGCCAAGGCGCTAGTGCCACGCCCTAAAGGGCTCGCAATGACAAAAAGCACCGTTATTGCCTGTGTACAAAACACTCGTATGATTTCTTAATTAAGGGTTTTTAAGTTTGATGGAGCATTTTTCAGAAAGTTTGATTCAATGGCTTTGGCTAGCACTTATCGTTATTGGTTTTTCACTGTTTTTTACGGCTTATTATTTTAGGCGTCAATCAAAGCGATTAAATAGAGCTTTATCTAGCTTGTATGAGCTTAATCAAAATTGTCATCAAGACGCATTAGATTTTTTTAACCAGGCCTGGTCAATACTCAACTCGGTAGGTTGTGCCAAAATTAACGCCAATATTGAATGGTTTGGTGAACGTAAAACGGTGGTTAAAGGAAGTGAAGAGCGCTTAAGACTCGTTAAGCAAGTGCATTCTGTTTCACGTGAAGACATGCGTTTTGAAATTGTGTTATTTGTTACCAAAGACGCGAATCAACTTGAAAGTATGGCTGGCCTGGTTATCAAAACGTTTTTGAACATATTGGAACAAAACCTCGTTCTAAAACAAACCGAAATTCTCACATCTCAAAAGCGTCTTGAACGTTATCAACTGTTTGTACAGCATGAAATTAAAAACATTGCCCAATTTATTCAGCTCCTTTCTGAACAGCTTCAAACAGTAGGTAATGAAGAGGCCAAGTTAAAATTGGTTGAAAGACTGGTAAACACCTTGCCGCCAATGGCGTTACGAGCCAGAAAAACAGTAGAGCATATGCAACAACCACTTTCAGAGTTTTACGAGGGGAATGTTTATACCCTTAAAGACCTCATTGATGATGTGGTTCAAATGTATAGTCTAAATGTGCTTTTAGAGGGCAATGTCTCAACCAAATTGCCACGCCAGGTTTTACTCGAGGTGTTTAAAAATATCTTAGGTAATTTTAGAGATCATCCATCGTCGGAAGAACCGATACATATCTCAATCAATCATAATGGCTTAGAGCAAAAAGTTAATATCAGAATTGCCAGTCATAAAATTAATGATCAAGAGTTTCTTTCAGAAAGAATGTTTGAGCCGTTTTGGACAACCAGTGAAAGCGGAATGGGATTAGGGCTTTTCCTGTCTAGAGAGCTGCTCAAACAGCTAGAAGGACAAATAGAGTTTTACCAGAATGATAGGGCTGAATTTGGTTTTATTATTGAATTACCAGGCCTGGTAACTTAAAGCATTGCATTAAACTCAAAAAAAACGAGGAGTAAAAAAAATTTACTCTTTTTTTCTATATCAAAGCCTGTAATATGTGAACTACACAAAACGTGTAAATGTTTTATACATTAAAAAAGGAAGATATTCATGGAAGTTAAAAACTTACAAAATCAAAAAGGTTTCACATTAGTTGAGATTGCAATCGTATTAGTTATCATCGGTTTACTTTTAGGTGGTGTTCTTAAAGGTCAAGAGATGATTAATTCTGCAAAAATTAAATCAGATACTGATGCTCTTGTTTCATTACAGGCCTCTTCATATGCATATAGTGATAGGATTGGTAGATATCCAGGTGATTCAGCAACTGCCGCCGCTTCTAATGGTGAAATCGTACCTACAGTAGTGGCAGCAGCAGATGCAGCCGCTGGTGATTTTTTTGAAGATTTATTTGTCCAAGGTTTCTTAAAAACAGAAGACCCGCAGCCACAATGGGATGAGGGTGCGGTATTTGGTGCAGGTTTTGGTAGTGCTGCTTCTATTGCAGCGGGCACGACATTGATTCCGAATAGAAATCAAGTCTGTATTTTTGGTATTACTGATGTTCAAGCGGTTGATGTCGTGACGGGTATAGATGTTAAGTTGGATGATGGTGTTGGCACTACGGGGGTTGTGTTCTTTGTTAATAATGGTACTGCTGCAGCCCCAGATATGGACATCTGTTTAGAGCTTTAAAGCTTTAACTCAAGATAGTCATTTACCCGCCAATTGGCGGGTTTTCTGTTTTTAGGGTTTTTAAAATAGTTTGTGTTAGAATACGCGACCCGATTTGTTTCTGTTTGAATGTTTTAAAAACTTTTAATATTCAGCTAGATAGATTCAAATATACAGTTTATTTACCTTTTAATTTTTACGGAATTTATATGTCTCAAACCACTCCATTTACCGGCGGACTTTATGTGATTACTTATGGTTGTCAGATGAATGAGTATGATTCTGACAAGATGGCGAGTCTGCTTGAGAAGACTCATGGTTTAAAGCTTGTTACTGAGCCTGAAGAGGCGGATGTGGTGTTGATGAATACGTGTTCTGTTCGTGAAAAAGCGCAAGAGAAGGTGTTTTCTGAATTGGGCCGTTGGTCTAAGTGGAAAGCCAGAAAGCCAAACCGTGTAATTGGTGTGGGTGGTTGTGTAGCTTCACAAGAGGGTAAAGTGATTCGTCAGCGTGCGCCTAGTGTGGATGTGATTTTTGGCCCGCAAACATTGCACCGATTACCGGCGATGATTGATGAAGCGTTACGTATGCGTGGCGATGATTCAGTCAAAAAGAAAAAAGCGATCATTGATATTACTTTCCCCGAAATTGAGAAGTTTGATAATTTGCCAGAACCTGAGGTGAGTGGCGTTTCGGCCATGGTTTCGATTATGGAAGGCTGTTCTAAATATTGTACCTTCTGTGTTGTGCCTTATACCCGTGGTGAAGAGGTTAGCCGACCATTTGAAGATGTGATGCATGAAATTCGTGTTTTAGCAGAGCAAGGTGTTCGCGAGGTTAATTTGCTTGGGCAAAACGTCAATGCTTATCGCGGGTTAATGGCCGATGGTGAAATTGCTGATTTAGCGATTTTAATGCACGCCATTAGAACGATTGATGGTATTGACCGTATTCGTTTTACGACCTCTCATCCAAATGAAATGACGCAAAGTATTATTGATTGTTACGCGGAGATTCCCGAGTTGGTTTCTCATCTGCATTTACCTATTCAGTCGGGTTCAGACAAAGTTTTGGCGATGATGAAGCGTAACCATATGGTGTTGGAATATAAGTCTACGATTCGTAAAGTGCGTGCATTACGTCCTAACTTGAGTTTGTCAGGTGATTTTATTATTGGTTTTCCAGGTGAAACCTGTGATGACTTTAAAGAAACCTTGGCGCTTGTTGAAGAGTTAAATTACGACCGTTCATTCAGCTTTATTTACAGTGAACGCCCTGGTACACCTGCGGCTGGTTTTCCTGATGATGAGCCAATGGAAAAGAAAAAGCGTCGCCTTTTTGTATTGCAAGAACAGCTTAATAAACAAACCCAAGCAATCAGTGATGGCATGATTGGTACAGTGCAAAAAGTGTTGGTTGAGCGTTTATCTCGTAACTCTTTTTCTCAAGTAGCAGGGCGTACAGAGAACAACCGTGTGGTGAATTTTGAAGGTTCACCAGAGTTAATTGGTCAATTTGTGGATGTTAAAATTACCGAAGCTTTAACTAACTCTTTACGTGGTGAATTAGTCGCGACACCTGAAGCAGATAGACATACAGCACCGCAGTACCATGCTTTATAGCGGATATTTTTTAATTTGTTATCATGTTCTAGTAGTAATTATTCACTAATATTTAGATTAGTTCTCTGTTTTAAAATGCTATATACTATTGGTATATAGTGTTATGGAGGCCTGTTATGATTACAGCAACTGTTTTTGAAAACAATAAAACTCAAGCAGTACGTTTACCTGTTGATGTACGTTTTGATGCATCTATCAAAAAAGTCATTATTCGCACACTGGGAAAAGATCGCATTATTAGCCCGTTTGAAAATGCATGGGATAGTTTTTTCTTAGCGGATGAGTTAGCGGTTTCTGATGATTTTATGAATAGCCGTGCAGAGCAAACAGAAACATCAAGAGAGTCTTTTGATGATTAAATTTCTGTTGGACACTAATATTTGTATCTATGTGATTAAACGTCGCCCTATAGAGATGTTAGATAAGTTTAATCAGGCGGCAGGTCATTTGGCGATATCTTCTGTGACTTTGGCAGAACTGATTCATGGCGTTGAAAAAAGTCAGTTTGTGAGTAAAAATTTAAGAGTCGTTGAAGATTTTTGCAGTCGTTTAGATATTCTTGAATATGATGCAACGGCGGCCTATCATTATGGCGATATTCGAGCGCAACTTGAAAAGCAGGGTAGTATCATAGGTGTTAATGATATTCATATTGCCGCTCATGCAAGAAGTTTAGGTGCTGTACTGGTTACTAATAACTTAAAAGAGTTTGAAAGAGTTGAGGGTTTAAGGATACAAAACTGGATTAGCAACACACTTTAAGTTTTGAACCGTGTTAAGGCTATCTTGTGTCCCGATACTACAGCTGAGTTCTTTGTGTTGAAATTGATTTTTTTAAAACGTACTTTTGAGGCTTAATTTGCCAGCATTACATACCATTCAGTTTTCACTGTTTCCAGAAGATAATGAACGTTTGCAAAACCTGTTAGGTTGGCATAACGAGCATTTTGACCAAATCGAACTTCGCCTTGGTGTAGAGGTGAATTCACGCGGTTTTAAGCTTTCGGTAACAGGCCTGTCAGATAGAATCGTTAAAGCTGAGCAGCTTATTCGTGATTTGTATGAATCGACCGCTAAAGAGACCTTAACCCCAGAGGCAATTCACTTACATTTACATGGACTAGGGTTGGATACAGACCGAGCTTTAGATGCCGAGCAGGTTCTAATCAAAACTCGTCGCAAAACCATTAAAACGCGTAATCCTAACCAGGCCAGTTATATTGAAGCGATTCAAAAATATGATGTGAACTTTGGCATTGGCCCAGCTGGAACGGGAAAAACCTATTTGGCTGTGGCGTGTGCAGTAGAAGCTCTAGAAAATGAGAAAGTAAGAAGAATTATACTGACTCGACCTGCGGTTGAAGCAGGTGAAAAGCTGGGCTTTTTACCTGGTGATTTAAGCCAAAAAGTAGACCCTTACTTACGACCGTTGTTTGATGCTCTATTTGAAATGATGGGCTTTGAAACGGTTGAGCGTTTAATGGAAAAAAATGTGATTGAAGTCGCTCCACTGGCATTTATGCGTGGCCGTACGTTAAATGATTCGTTTATTATTTTGGATGAAGCGCAAAATACCACCACAGAACAGATGAAAATGTTTTTGACCCGTATTGGTTTTGGTTCAACTGCCGTAATTACGGGGGACATTACCCAGTGTGATTTGCCGAGGCATCAAAAGTCTGGTTTACGCCATGTGATTGAAGTACTGGATGGGGTTGAAGGCATTGGCTTTAGTTTTTACCAAGCGCAAGATGTGGTGCGACACTCAATGGTGCAAAAAATCGTCACCGCTTACGATAAATACGATCGCAAACAGCAGAAGCTTAAAGAGTAAGCCGCTTGTTTTCGTGGTTAAATCTATTAGTGTAATTCATTTTTACTAAGGGGCAATAACATGTTAGATCTTGATTTGCAGTGGGCGATTGAAGAACAATCTATTCCGACCCTTGAGCAGTGTCAAAAATGGGTGCATTTGGCTTTGCAAGAGCCACGCTCTTTTGAGCCTGTTGAAATGACTATTCGTATTGTAAATGAGGATGAGAGCCAAACTCTTAATTACGAATATCGTGGTAAAAATACGCCAACCAATGTGTTATCGTTTGAGTTTGAACAACCACCAGGCCTGGTAGATTTAGGTGAAGAATTGCCTTATTTGGGCGATTTAGTGATTTGCGCTGATGTGGTGGCCAAAGAAGCTAAAGAACAAAACAAATCGTTAGAATCGCATTGGGCGCATATGATTGTGCATGGCACCTTGCATTTGCAAGGCTATGACCATATAGATGAAGACGAAGCAGAAGAGATGGAAGCGCTTGAAATTGAGATTATGCAATCGCTTGGGTATAAAAACCCTTATCAAGAAAATTAAGCAGAAGATTAAACACGAAGGCATAAAGGTTTTAAAGGGTATTGTCATTGCGAGGCCGCAGGCCGTGGCACTAGTGCCTTGGCGCGCAGAACGCCTGCAAGGCGACCCTTTAGGGTGAAGTGTAACGAATAATCCATGACTCACGGCAGATTACTGTATTTAGACAAGAGTTATGGATTACTTCACTTTGTTCTCGGCTCTACAGCCGAGTTCTTCGTTTCGTAATGACGGAACTTTCGTTTTTATTATGTCTTTTCAGCTGTAGAGTCTACAAGGCACGAAGATACAAAGATTAAAAGATTTTGTCATTGCGAGGCCGAAGGTCGTGGCACTAGCGCCTTGGCGCGCAGAACGCCTGCAAGGCGACCCTTTAGGGTGAAGTGTAACGAATAATCCATGACTCACGGCAGGTTACTGTGTTTAGACAAGGGTCATGGGTTACTTCACTTTGCTTGTAATGACGGTAGAGTTTGTATGATGATTATGATTTAGAGTTACCAGGCCTGGTTGTTTTCCAATAACCTTGTATAAAATCTTGGTTTTTCAAAACAAAAATTAATTTGAAACTTCGTGGCTTTGTGTTTTCGTGGTTAAAATCAGATATGTAAATAAAGGATGATAAATAGAAATGAGTGACAGTAGTAGCGGCTCTTCGTGGTTAGAGCGTCTTGGAAAAGTATTTTCAGATGAGCCGGAGAGTCGAGAAGAACTTGTAACCGTTTTAAAAGAAGCGCAATCTCAAGGTGTGCTTGATTCGGACGCATTATTAATGATTGAAGGTGTTTTAGATGTTTCTGAAGCACGTGTGCGAGACATTATGATTCCTCGCCCGCAAATTGAGATTATTGATGCCAATGACTCCTTAGAAACTATTTTAGAAACCATGCTCGAAAGCTCGCACTCACGTTACCCTGTGATGTTGGATAAAGAAATTGTGGGGATATTGTTAGCCAAGGATGTTTTACGTGCTGTGGTTAAGGGTGAGTTGAATGAAAAAGATGATTTACAAAAAATCTATCGTGAAGCGAACTTTATTCCCGAAAGTAAGCGTTTAAATGTTCTGTTACGCGAATTTAAATCGAGCCGAAATCACTTAGCGTTAGTGGTAGATGAGTATGCCGAGTTAGCAGGCCTGGTCACCATTGAAGATGTCTTAGAACAGATTGTGGGTGATATTGAAGATGAGCATGATGTGGATGAAGATGAATGCATTCAAAAGCGTGCGGGGGGAGCTTATTCAGTTCAGGCTTTAACGACGATTGAAGAGTTTAACCAGTTTTTTGGTACAGAAATCGAAACAGAAAACACCGAAACAATGGGCGGCTTTTTAAGCTTTGAGTTAGGGCATGTTCCTGTGATTGGTGAAGAAATTGAAACGAATGGTATTTGTTTTAGAGTTTTAAAAGCCACTGAACGACGAGCAGAACTGTTTGAAGCCAAACCAATCAGTCAAGAATCGATTGAGCAAAGTGATGAGCAAAGCGAGCTGCAATCTCAAACAACGTAAGATTGATAGTTGTTTGTTTAAGACCTGTTCCAATCCAACCCATAAGGACTAAAGGATAGCCGTTTTGAAATCCGCCTTCACCTTTCTTAAAAAAGTATTTTCTCCTCAAAAAACACACTTAATCGCTCTTTTATTAGGGGGGTTAAGTGTGTTTGCTTTTGCTCCGTTTAATATCTCACCGATTATGCTCGCAGCCATTGCGGGCTTGTTTATGCTTTGGCTAGAGGCAGAAACCCGTTTTGAAGCCGCTAAAATTGGTTTATGGTTTGGCTTGGGTCAGTTTGGTTTAGGAGTCAGCTGGTTATTTTCCAGTATGTACTTCTACTCTGGTGTTGCCTTGCCTTTTGCGGTTATTTTGACAATGGGGTTTGTGCTCTTTTTAGCACTATCAACGGCATTAGGTGGCTGGATTGCGTTGTTTTTTAAAAACGCTAAACAGCCAGGCCTGGTACTTACACTGCTCTTTCCCGCAGTTTGGGTGCTGATTGAGTTAGTGCGTTCTACCATCTTTGGTGGGTTTCCTTTCTTATTAAGTGGCACGACACACTTAGATACCTGGCTTGATGGTTATGCTCCTCTTTTGGGTGTGTGGGGTGTGAGCTGGGCTATTGCGATGTCTGCCGGTCTATTGTTGTGGTTATTTAAAGAAAAAAGCTGGGTGAGAGCCAGTGTTACCCTGTGTTTAATATGGTCTATTGGTGGTTTATTACAAAATGTGCAATGGGTCAAACCAGTTGATAAACCCATTGATGTGGCGTTGATTCAGGGGAATATCGCTCAAGAGAAAAAGTGGTTGCCTGATGAATTTTATCCAACCTTAAAAACCTATATTGATTTAACCAAAAAGAACATGGATGCCGATGTGATTGTATGGCCTGAAACAGCGATTCCAGCCTATTACGATGTGGTTGAGAAAGGGGCTTTACAAGGCTTTATTAAAGACGCCAAGTTACTGAATACCGATATTTTAGTGGGTGTGATTGCAGGGGGTAAAAATTCAGAAAACTACTATAACGCCTTGATTAACGTCCATAATCCCGAGGATCGCTATTACAAGCAGCATCTAGTGCCTTTTAGTGAGTTTTTTCCGTTCAGTAGTGCATTTGCTTTTGTGAGTGGTCTCTTTAATATTCCATTTGCAGAGTTTTCACATGGTGATTCATCTCAACAGCCCATCAAATTGGGTGGGCACGATGCTGGTTTAAGTATTTGCTACGAAATGGCGTTTGGTGAAGAGTTAGCGAATTCTTTACCGCAAGCAAAATATTTAATTACTGTGAGTAATGATGCCTGGTTTGCAGATACTTTTGAACCCGCACAGCAATTGCAAGAAGTGCAGATGAGGGCGTTGGAGCTGGGTAGAGAAATTGCTCGAAGCACCAATACAGGCTATACCGCCATTGTGGATATCAAAGGCAATATTAGAGCGCAAATTCCGCCTTATGAAGAGGGTGTGTTGCGTGGCCAAGTTCAGCCCTACGACGGCCTAACATTCTATGCAGAATGGAAAACCTTGCCAATTCTGTTTTTGCTCTTTACCTATTTTGGGTTTCTAATCGCCAAGCGATATCTACTACGTAGAGCTTAGTTCATGCAAAGTTCATCAATGTGGCAATCCGTGGATTACCAGGCCTGGTGAATACAGAAAGATTAACCACGAAGACACGAAGACACAAAGACTTAAAGTGTTGAAGGCTTAAAGAGTGTTTGTTTTGTTGTTGTGGTGAATAAATTCAATTTTATTAGTCATTGCGAGGAGCGAAGCGACGTGGCAATCCATAATTGACGGCAGAGTATGGCGTTAGACGTTAACCATGGATTATTCGTTACACTCAATCTAAAGGGGTGCCTTGCAGGCGTTCTACTCGTAAAGGCACTTGTCCACGGTACTACTTAACTCGTAATGAGTGAGTTACCAGGCCTGGTTAAAAGTATTTTGGTTTTAAAAACTTCGTGCCTTCTCGGCTCTAAGCCGAGTTCTTCGTTTCGTGGTTAAAATTAATTTTCATTGACCATAAAATATGGATACCCTATTTTAATTAATGCGGTTTTGAAAAGACGGGGTGGTTTTCATCCATCGCTGCCGCTAAACGGTAACGCAATAGTGTGATATTGGTGGGGTCAGCCAGTGTTAAAGCTTTTTCAGTTAAAAACTGTTCTAGAACGGGCAGTTCCATCTCAATAAATTCTTCAACACCTTGTTCCACTTCAGACAAATATTCTGCTGTTTGTTTAATATCAGCCTGCAAATCTTCTTGTACACGCTTAAATTCCTCTGCGCTTAACTCGGCTAAAGCATGATCGGCTTGTTCGGCTTTTTCAATTCCCTCACCTAAAGTCTCCCAGGTTTTGTTTTCTGCCTTTATTGCAAACTCTTTGGCATGATTTAAAAGTGCACGGTACGCTTTTAGCATTTTATTTTCGCTCATTATTTTCTCCTGTTTGAACCTTAGTTAAACTATAATATTGAACTTATTTAATTTAATTAGCAAGTTCAAATTTGAGCAGGCTTAAAACGTTTAAAGAGCAGAAGAAAAACACCATGTCAGAAGTTCAATACAACCCGCAACAACTTGAAGCAGATATCCAAAAAACTTGGGACGATAACCAGACCTTTGTGGTGACGGAAGATGAGAGTAAAGAGAAATATTACTGTCTTTCAATGTTCCCATACCCAAGCGGAAAGTTGCATATGGGGCATGTACGTAACTACACGATTGGTGACGTTATCTCTCGCTTTCAACGTATGCAGGGTAAAAATGTTCTTCAGCCAATGGGATGGGATGCTTTTGGTCTACCAGCGGAAAACGCGGCTATGCAGCATGACGTAGCACCTGCAAAGTGGACTTATGAAAATATTGACTACATGCGTAACCAGTTAAAGTCACTGGGTTTAGGTTATGACTGGACACGTGAAGTCGCTACTTGTCACCCAGAATATTATCGTTGGGAACAGTGGTTATTTACTAAGTTAATGGAGAAAGGTTTAGTTTACCGTAAATTATCTGTGGTTAACTGGGACCCAGTCGATATGACCGTGTTAGCCAATGAGCAGGTGATTGACGGTAAAGGTTGGCGTTCTGGCGCACCCGTTGAGCGTAAAGAGATCGCCCAGTGGTTTTTAAGAATTACCGATTATGCCGAAGAGTTATTAGAAGGTTTAGATAACTTAGACGGTTGGCCAGAACAAGTTAAAACCATGCAGAAAAACTGGATTGGTAAATCAACAGGCCTGCAAATTTCGTTCCCGATTGTTGGAAAAGACAATCAAAACTTAGATGTTTACACCACTCGTCCTGATACCTTAATGGGGGTGAGCTATGTGGCAATTGCTTCTGATCATCCAATTGCACATAAAGCCTCCATTAATAATGAGCCTTTAGAACGTTTTATTGAAGAGTGCTCGCATATCTCAACCGCCGAAGCCGACATGGAAACCATGGAGAAAAAAGGGGTCGATACGGGGATTAGAGTCACGCACCCAATTACGGGTGAAGAAGTGCCAGTTT
Protein-coding regions in this window:
- a CDS encoding ATP-binding protein produces the protein MEHFSESLIQWLWLALIVIGFSLFFTAYYFRRQSKRLNRALSSLYELNQNCHQDALDFFNQAWSILNSVGCAKINANIEWFGERKTVVKGSEERLRLVKQVHSVSREDMRFEIVLFVTKDANQLESMAGLVIKTFLNILEQNLVLKQTEILTSQKRLERYQLFVQHEIKNIAQFIQLLSEQLQTVGNEEAKLKLVERLVNTLPPMALRARKTVEHMQQPLSEFYEGNVYTLKDLIDDVVQMYSLNVLLEGNVSTKLPRQVLLEVFKNILGNFRDHPSSEEPIHISINHNGLEQKVNIRIASHKINDQEFLSERMFEPFWTTSESGMGLGLFLSRELLKQLEGQIEFYQNDRAEFGFIIELPGLVT
- a CDS encoding prepilin-type N-terminal cleavage/methylation domain-containing protein; translated protein: MEVKNLQNQKGFTLVEIAIVLVIIGLLLGGVLKGQEMINSAKIKSDTDALVSLQASSYAYSDRIGRYPGDSATAAASNGEIVPTVVAAADAAAGDFFEDLFVQGFLKTEDPQPQWDEGAVFGAGFGSAASIAAGTTLIPNRNQVCIFGITDVQAVDVVTGIDVKLDDGVGTTGVVFFVNNGTAAAPDMDICLEL
- the miaB gene encoding tRNA (N6-isopentenyl adenosine(37)-C2)-methylthiotransferase MiaB; this translates as MSQTTPFTGGLYVITYGCQMNEYDSDKMASLLEKTHGLKLVTEPEEADVVLMNTCSVREKAQEKVFSELGRWSKWKARKPNRVIGVGGCVASQEGKVIRQRAPSVDVIFGPQTLHRLPAMIDEALRMRGDDSVKKKKAIIDITFPEIEKFDNLPEPEVSGVSAMVSIMEGCSKYCTFCVVPYTRGEEVSRPFEDVMHEIRVLAEQGVREVNLLGQNVNAYRGLMADGEIADLAILMHAIRTIDGIDRIRFTTSHPNEMTQSIIDCYAEIPELVSHLHLPIQSGSDKVLAMMKRNHMVLEYKSTIRKVRALRPNLSLSGDFIIGFPGETCDDFKETLALVEELNYDRSFSFIYSERPGTPAAGFPDDEPMEKKKRRLFVLQEQLNKQTQAISDGMIGTVQKVLVERLSRNSFSQVAGRTENNRVVNFEGSPELIGQFVDVKITEALTNSLRGELVATPEADRHTAPQYHAL
- the vapB gene encoding type II toxin-antitoxin system VapB family antitoxin, whose translation is MITATVFENNKTQAVRLPVDVRFDASIKKVIIRTLGKDRIISPFENAWDSFFLADELAVSDDFMNSRAEQTETSRESFDD
- a CDS encoding type II toxin-antitoxin system VapC family toxin is translated as MIKFLLDTNICIYVIKRRPIEMLDKFNQAAGHLAISSVTLAELIHGVEKSQFVSKNLRVVEDFCSRLDILEYDATAAYHYGDIRAQLEKQGSIIGVNDIHIAAHARSLGAVLVTNNLKEFERVEGLRIQNWISNTL
- a CDS encoding PhoH family protein; its protein translation is MPALHTIQFSLFPEDNERLQNLLGWHNEHFDQIELRLGVEVNSRGFKLSVTGLSDRIVKAEQLIRDLYESTAKETLTPEAIHLHLHGLGLDTDRALDAEQVLIKTRRKTIKTRNPNQASYIEAIQKYDVNFGIGPAGTGKTYLAVACAVEALENEKVRRIILTRPAVEAGEKLGFLPGDLSQKVDPYLRPLFDALFEMMGFETVERLMEKNVIEVAPLAFMRGRTLNDSFIILDEAQNTTTEQMKMFLTRIGFGSTAVITGDITQCDLPRHQKSGLRHVIEVLDGVEGIGFSFYQAQDVVRHSMVQKIVTAYDKYDRKQQKLKE
- the ybeY gene encoding rRNA maturation RNase YbeY — its product is MLDLDLQWAIEEQSIPTLEQCQKWVHLALQEPRSFEPVEMTIRIVNEDESQTLNYEYRGKNTPTNVLSFEFEQPPGLVDLGEELPYLGDLVICADVVAKEAKEQNKSLESHWAHMIVHGTLHLQGYDHIDEDEAEEMEALEIEIMQSLGYKNPYQEN
- a CDS encoding HlyC/CorC family transporter, which translates into the protein MSDSSSGSSWLERLGKVFSDEPESREELVTVLKEAQSQGVLDSDALLMIEGVLDVSEARVRDIMIPRPQIEIIDANDSLETILETMLESSHSRYPVMLDKEIVGILLAKDVLRAVVKGELNEKDDLQKIYREANFIPESKRLNVLLREFKSSRNHLALVVDEYAELAGLVTIEDVLEQIVGDIEDEHDVDEDECIQKRAGGAYSVQALTTIEEFNQFFGTEIETENTETMGGFLSFELGHVPVIGEEIETNGICFRVLKATERRAELFEAKPISQESIEQSDEQSELQSQTT
- the lnt gene encoding apolipoprotein N-acyltransferase; translated protein: MKSAFTFLKKVFSPQKTHLIALLLGGLSVFAFAPFNISPIMLAAIAGLFMLWLEAETRFEAAKIGLWFGLGQFGLGVSWLFSSMYFYSGVALPFAVILTMGFVLFLALSTALGGWIALFFKNAKQPGLVLTLLFPAVWVLIELVRSTIFGGFPFLLSGTTHLDTWLDGYAPLLGVWGVSWAIAMSAGLLLWLFKEKSWVRASVTLCLIWSIGGLLQNVQWVKPVDKPIDVALIQGNIAQEKKWLPDEFYPTLKTYIDLTKKNMDADVIVWPETAIPAYYDVVEKGALQGFIKDAKLLNTDILVGVIAGGKNSENYYNALINVHNPEDRYYKQHLVPFSEFFPFSSAFAFVSGLFNIPFAEFSHGDSSQQPIKLGGHDAGLSICYEMAFGEELANSLPQAKYLITVSNDAWFADTFEPAQQLQEVQMRALELGREIARSTNTGYTAIVDIKGNIRAQIPPYEEGVLRGQVQPYDGLTFYAEWKTLPILFLLFTYFGFLIAKRYLLRRA